Proteins from one Triticum aestivum cultivar Chinese Spring chromosome 7A, IWGSC CS RefSeq v2.1, whole genome shotgun sequence genomic window:
- the LOC123149256 gene encoding uncharacterized protein: MQDMCFGSQEALFMQPNFSYVALLKGYIDLNAGSHTINTQGQESCLCAADIGQTSDASEPLLHLQQKKAAQVLGGNNTSNGTPSLQDLGMMGDFVDDQDNSPVQMEDLDAQTTDFQLFKGGDDISFDDCQGDGCQPSLMILAWIR; encoded by the exons ATGCAAGATATGTGCTTTGGAAGCCAAGAAGCTCTGTTCATGCAG CCAAACTTTTCTTATGTGGCGCTGTTGAAGGGATATATTGACCTAAATGCTGGCTCTCATACAATCAATACCCAG GGGCAGGAGTCGTGCTTGTGTGCTGCTGACATTGGTCAAACAAGTGATGCGAGTGAACCTCTGCTACATTTACAACAAAAAAAGGCGGCTCAGGTCTTGGGTGGCAACAACACATCCAACGGCACACCAAGCCTTCAG GATTTAGGCATGATGGGTGACTTTGTTGACGACCAGGACAATTCTCCTGTGCAAATGGAGGATCTAGATGCACAAACAACAGATTTTCAATTATTCAAGGGAGGGGATGATATATCGTTTGATGACTGTCAAGGAGATGGATGCCAACCCTCTTTGATGATATTAGCTTGGATCAGGTGA